The following coding sequences are from one Tolumonas lignilytica window:
- a CDS encoding anion permease — MKEISVPIDAKSGDKADKVAGGKKNRLLFLLLPFVVTALLLVVPVPTGLHPYAWYYFAIFVGVIVGLIFEPLPGAVIGLTGVVAIALTSQWVLFSPEQMAAPKFKLAAQSFKWAVSGFGNSTVWLIFGAFMFAAGYDKTRFGRRLALILVKYLGRRSLTLGYAITFADLLLAPFTPSNTARSGGTIFPIIANLPPLYGSKPHDPSARKIGSYLMWVAITATCITSSMFLSALAPNLLALALVKSTVGINITWGNWFVAFLPLGILLILTMPLLAYIFYPPEVKFNDEVPRWASAELAKLGRLSRNELLLLVFVCAALIMWIFAANFIEPAMAALLIIGLMLWTGVLEWNDITGNKAAWNTFFWFATLVALADGLSATGFIAWLGKEGGTLMNGISPTMATIVLLLAFYLLHYLFASTTAHTTALLPAVLTIGATIPGINMQVFCLLMVTSLGVMGVITPYGTGPSPIYYGSGYLPTADYWRLGTIFGAIFLVALLVIGYPWMVMMF; from the coding sequence ATGAAAGAAATAAGCGTTCCAATTGATGCCAAATCAGGCGATAAGGCCGACAAGGTAGCAGGCGGCAAGAAAAACCGCCTCCTGTTTTTGTTGTTACCGTTCGTGGTCACTGCGCTGTTGTTGGTGGTGCCAGTGCCAACAGGGTTACATCCTTACGCCTGGTATTACTTTGCCATTTTTGTCGGCGTCATTGTTGGCCTGATCTTCGAACCGTTGCCGGGGGCGGTGATTGGTTTGACCGGGGTTGTTGCTATTGCGCTGACGAGCCAATGGGTGTTGTTCAGCCCTGAACAAATGGCGGCGCCTAAATTCAAACTGGCGGCACAGTCATTCAAATGGGCTGTCAGTGGATTTGGCAATTCAACCGTGTGGCTGATTTTTGGCGCCTTCATGTTTGCGGCTGGCTATGATAAGACCCGTTTCGGCCGCCGTCTGGCGCTGATTCTGGTGAAATATCTTGGCCGTCGCAGCCTGACGCTGGGTTATGCGATCACCTTTGCTGATTTGCTGCTGGCTCCGTTTACACCCTCTAACACGGCACGCAGTGGTGGCACGATCTTCCCGATTATTGCCAACCTGCCACCGTTGTATGGCTCAAAACCTCATGATCCAAGTGCCCGCAAGATCGGTTCTTACCTGATGTGGGTGGCCATTACGGCAACCTGTATCACCAGTTCGATGTTCCTGTCTGCTTTGGCGCCGAATCTGCTGGCACTGGCACTGGTCAAGAGCACTGTGGGCATCAATATTACCTGGGGAAACTGGTTTGTAGCCTTCCTGCCATTGGGTATTCTGTTGATCCTGACTATGCCGCTGCTGGCTTATATTTTCTATCCGCCAGAAGTGAAATTTAATGATGAAGTACCTCGCTGGGCGAGTGCCGAACTGGCTAAGCTGGGTCGGTTGAGCCGTAACGAATTGCTGCTGCTGGTGTTTGTGTGTGCGGCGTTGATCATGTGGATTTTTGCTGCAAACTTCATTGAACCAGCAATGGCCGCATTACTGATCATCGGTCTGATGTTATGGACGGGTGTGCTGGAATGGAATGATATTACGGGCAATAAAGCGGCGTGGAACACCTTTTTCTGGTTTGCGACGCTGGTAGCTCTGGCTGACGGCCTTTCTGCGACCGGTTTCATTGCCTGGTTGGGCAAAGAGGGCGGTACATTGATGAATGGTATTTCGCCCACTATGGCTACTATTGTGTTGTTGTTGGCGTTCTACCTGCTGCATTATCTGTTTGCCAGCACCACCGCACACACCACGGCGCTGCTGCCTGCGGTACTGACGATTGGTGCGACCATTCCGGGGATCAACATGCAGGTGTTCTGTCTGTTGATGGTCACCTCTCTGGGGGTTATGGGTGTTATTACCCCATATGGCACTGGTCCGAGCCCGATTTACTATGGTAGCGGTTATCTGCCAACAGCGGATTACTGGCGACTGGGAACCATTTTTGGTGCCATCTTCCTGGTAGCCTTGTTAGTCATCGGCTATCCATGGATGGTGATGATGTTCTGA
- a CDS encoding flavocytochrome c, which translates to MYSKNDILSPFTLPNGIQLKNRILMAPMTTCTGYFDGSVTNELVEYYRERAGSIGTVIVECGFVDDRGLAFPGAIGIDDDNKIEGLAKIAEAIQSKGSKAILQIYHGGRMVEPSLIGGRTPVGPSAIAAPRDGAATPEALTAEEVEGMVTKFGEAVRRAIKAGFDGVEIHGANTYLIQQFFSPNSNQRDDQWGGSRENRARFPLAVLEITRKMVRQYATPAFIIGYRFSPEEMEVPGIRFDDTLFLLEKLAELGLHYLHFSMGYTLRPSIVDKNDATPLIHKYVQMRSETLAQIPVIGVGGIINKSDAELAIENGYDLIAVGKACIAYPDWTDRIARGETLELFIDSTQREELTIPEPLWRFSLVDAMIRDLSSMPTGKFKSGVFQEKVQADDHELMIHVNLETDRIADIHLESHADLDVTFVSSFETIRSRILDANTPLVDAVSGATTQSEAVKKAVTKAMAKSCKALALEEGGSLEPPHYDVVVLGSGGAGLAAAIQASDRDASVLIVEKMPSLGGNTLKASVGMNAAGTRFQKMQGINDCKEKFYHESLKGGKGMNNPALLRSFVDNAAEAIEWLADRNIVLNDITITGGMSIDRTHRPADRSAVGGFLISGLVRNINQREIDVMLDTDVIEILMENGAVSGLQVKNDDGEVLTIHTKSLVVATGGFSANHDMVVKYRPELKGFVTTNHKGATGSGIALLEKIGAGTVDMGEIQIHPTVEQTTSYLISEAIRGGGAILVNQKGERFFNELETRDKVSAAIIGLPEHYAYIVFDEQVRLNNKAADEYIGRGFVVSADSPRQLAEKLGLDMHTFLATLERYNVFVEKQHDEDFGRQTALRHPIHEGPFYAIQIAPGVHHTMGGVTINTNTEVLDVNQQVIPGIFAAGEVTGGLHGGNRIGGNAVADIIIFGTMAGRNAATWARN; encoded by the coding sequence ATGTACTCTAAAAACGACATTCTGAGTCCATTCACTCTTCCCAATGGCATTCAACTGAAAAACCGCATTCTGATGGCCCCCATGACCACGTGTACCGGTTATTTCGACGGCAGTGTGACCAACGAGTTGGTTGAATACTACCGCGAACGTGCTGGCAGCATTGGTACGGTGATCGTTGAGTGTGGTTTTGTTGATGACCGAGGGCTCGCATTTCCTGGTGCAATCGGCATCGACGACGACAATAAAATTGAAGGCTTGGCGAAAATTGCCGAAGCGATCCAATCCAAAGGCTCTAAAGCCATTCTGCAAATCTATCACGGCGGCCGCATGGTCGAACCGTCACTGATTGGTGGCCGTACACCAGTTGGTCCGAGTGCCATTGCAGCACCGCGTGATGGCGCGGCCACACCAGAAGCCCTGACAGCCGAAGAAGTGGAAGGCATGGTCACCAAATTTGGTGAAGCCGTCCGACGTGCCATCAAAGCCGGTTTTGACGGTGTCGAAATTCACGGCGCTAACACCTATTTGATCCAGCAATTCTTCTCGCCCAACTCCAATCAACGTGACGACCAATGGGGTGGCAGCCGGGAAAATCGCGCCCGCTTCCCATTAGCGGTGCTGGAAATCACCCGGAAAATGGTGCGCCAATATGCGACACCGGCATTCATCATTGGTTATCGTTTCTCTCCAGAAGAGATGGAAGTGCCTGGTATTCGCTTTGATGACACCCTGTTCCTGCTGGAAAAACTGGCCGAGTTAGGCCTGCATTACCTGCATTTCTCCATGGGCTATACCTTACGTCCGTCCATCGTTGATAAAAATGATGCCACGCCGCTGATTCATAAGTATGTGCAGATGCGTTCTGAGACACTGGCACAAATTCCTGTTATAGGGGTCGGTGGTATTATCAATAAATCAGACGCTGAACTTGCCATCGAAAACGGCTATGACCTTATTGCCGTTGGGAAAGCCTGCATCGCCTACCCTGACTGGACGGATCGCATCGCCCGGGGTGAAACGCTGGAATTATTCATCGACAGCACACAGCGTGAGGAATTAACCATTCCTGAACCGCTCTGGCGTTTCTCACTGGTTGACGCCATGATCCGTGACCTGAGCAGCATGCCGACCGGCAAATTCAAAAGCGGCGTATTTCAGGAAAAAGTTCAGGCTGATGATCATGAACTGATGATTCATGTCAATCTGGAAACAGACCGGATTGCCGATATTCATCTGGAATCTCACGCGGATCTCGACGTTACTTTTGTTTCCAGCTTTGAAACGATCCGTTCCCGCATTCTCGATGCCAACACACCGCTGGTTGACGCCGTTTCTGGTGCCACCACACAGAGTGAAGCGGTGAAAAAAGCGGTGACGAAGGCGATGGCCAAATCCTGCAAAGCCTTGGCACTTGAAGAAGGCGGTAGCCTAGAACCACCTCACTATGATGTGGTTGTACTCGGTAGTGGTGGTGCAGGTCTGGCGGCAGCCATTCAGGCCAGCGACCGCGATGCCAGTGTGCTGATTGTTGAAAAAATGCCGAGCCTTGGCGGCAATACGCTCAAGGCCTCTGTCGGTATGAACGCCGCAGGTACCCGCTTCCAGAAAATGCAAGGGATCAATGACTGTAAAGAAAAGTTCTACCATGAAAGCCTGAAAGGCGGAAAAGGGATGAACAACCCGGCATTACTGCGCAGCTTCGTTGATAATGCAGCCGAAGCCATCGAATGGCTGGCGGATCGTAACATTGTGCTGAACGATATCACCATCACGGGGGGAATGAGTATTGACCGTACTCACCGTCCGGCGGATCGTTCTGCTGTTGGCGGCTTCCTGATCAGTGGGCTGGTGCGCAACATCAACCAACGTGAAATTGATGTCATGCTGGATACGGATGTCATCGAAATTCTGATGGAAAATGGGGCCGTCAGCGGTTTGCAGGTCAAGAATGATGACGGTGAAGTGCTCACCATTCATACGAAAAGCCTTGTCGTGGCCACCGGTGGTTTCAGCGCCAATCATGACATGGTTGTAAAATACCGTCCGGAACTTAAAGGCTTTGTGACAACCAATCACAAAGGGGCTACGGGTTCAGGCATTGCGTTGCTGGAAAAGATCGGAGCCGGTACTGTCGACATGGGTGAAATCCAGATCCACCCAACCGTTGAACAAACCACCTCTTATCTGATCTCGGAAGCGATCCGCGGTGGTGGTGCAATTCTGGTCAATCAGAAAGGCGAACGTTTCTTTAATGAACTGGAAACCCGTGACAAAGTTTCCGCCGCCATCATTGGCTTACCGGAACACTATGCCTATATCGTCTTTGACGAGCAGGTTCGTCTGAATAATAAAGCAGCAGATGAATACATTGGCCGGGGCTTTGTCGTCAGTGCCGACAGTCCACGTCAGTTGGCTGAAAAACTGGGTCTCGACATGCACACCTTCCTGGCCACACTGGAACGTTACAATGTCTTTGTGGAAAAACAGCACGACGAAGATTTTGGCCGTCAGACGGCACTGCGTCATCCAATTCATGAAGGTCCGTTCTACGCAATCCAGATTGCACCGGGTGTCCATCACACCATGGGTGGTGTCACCATCAACACCAACACGGAAGTGTTGGATGTGAATCAGCAGGTGATTCCGGGAATTTTCGCGGCAGGTGAAGTGACCGGCGGTCTCCACGGCGGTAACCGGATTGGCGGGAATGCGGTGGCGGATATCATCATCTTCGGTACGATGGCCGGACGAAACGCCGCCACCTGGGCGCGTAACTAA
- a CDS encoding FAD:protein FMN transferase: MGSPIVLKLFENNQSAAQTVFRLIKQQEDLLTVNREHSQLMAVNHAAGQHPVVVSRPVFDLISKAKEVSLLEGSCFNVAIGPLVKRWKIGFQGDTVPSPEALRALLPLTDPAHVVLDAQACSVFLTQLGMELDLGAIAKGYIADRVREQLRQMGIEQALINLGGNVLTLGTPAYDDQHTWGIGLQKPFSPNGTMLGVIAVTGKSVVTSGIYERYFEKDGMLYHHILDPKTGYPLDNELLSVTVISDNSIDGDIYTTLLYGMGVEKALHHLTTQPQLEAIFVTKAGQVICSSQRHCQFTLTDNDYHLVLK; this comes from the coding sequence ATGGGGTCCCCCATCGTCTTGAAGCTTTTTGAAAATAATCAATCTGCTGCTCAAACCGTGTTCCGCCTGATCAAACAACAGGAAGATTTACTGACGGTCAACCGTGAACATTCTCAGCTTATGGCGGTCAATCATGCTGCTGGACAACATCCCGTTGTGGTCAGTCGTCCGGTTTTTGATCTGATCAGTAAAGCAAAAGAAGTCAGCCTGCTGGAAGGCAGTTGCTTTAATGTCGCCATTGGCCCCTTGGTTAAACGCTGGAAAATCGGATTTCAGGGGGACACGGTGCCATCGCCGGAAGCGCTTCGCGCATTGCTGCCACTGACCGATCCTGCTCACGTTGTGCTCGACGCTCAAGCCTGTTCGGTGTTCCTCACCCAGCTAGGAATGGAACTTGATCTCGGGGCGATCGCCAAAGGATACATTGCGGATCGGGTGCGGGAACAATTACGCCAGATGGGTATTGAACAGGCGCTGATTAATCTGGGCGGCAATGTGCTGACATTGGGTACGCCCGCGTATGACGATCAGCACACCTGGGGGATCGGGTTACAAAAACCGTTCTCGCCCAACGGCACCATGCTTGGCGTGATCGCGGTTACAGGCAAATCGGTAGTCACGTCAGGTATCTATGAACGGTATTTTGAGAAAGACGGCATGCTTTATCACCACATTCTCGACCCTAAAACCGGCTATCCGCTCGATAACGAACTGCTCAGTGTCACGGTGATCTCTGACAATTCAATCGATGGTGATATCTATACAACTCTGCTGTATGGCATGGGGGTAGAAAAAGCCCTGCATCATCTCACCACACAGCCACAACTTGAGGCCATCTTCGTGACGAAAGCCGGTCAGGTTATTTGTTCCTCGCAACGCCACTGCCAATTCACACTGACCGATAACGACTACCATCTGGTTTTGAAATAA
- the dcuR gene encoding two-component system response regulator DcuR, giving the protein MINVLIVDDDAMVAELNHRYVTQLDGFQCCGVALTLAQAKEFVLNPDYPIDLILLDIYMQRENGLDLLPVLHDSHRSIDVIIISSASDAMTIKKSLHYGVVDYLLKPFQFSRFEEALTNWKRKRELLDNQQFYQQSELDQIIHGGSALIPIPANDTKRVLPKGLTSQTMRTICQWIDAHSAQEFSTDDLASAVMISRVSCRKYLVWLEESHILHTCVHYGVTGRPMYRYHLQSSQHAQLKLYAQN; this is encoded by the coding sequence GTGATCAATGTTTTAATCGTCGATGATGACGCAATGGTGGCAGAACTGAACCATCGGTATGTGACACAACTTGATGGTTTTCAATGTTGTGGTGTGGCGTTAACTTTAGCGCAGGCAAAAGAGTTTGTGCTCAACCCAGACTACCCAATCGATCTGATTCTGCTTGATATCTACATGCAGCGCGAGAATGGTCTGGATCTGCTGCCTGTGCTGCATGATTCCCACCGTTCGATTGATGTGATTATTATTTCTTCTGCTTCCGATGCGATGACGATCAAAAAGTCGCTGCATTATGGTGTCGTCGATTATTTGCTCAAACCCTTTCAGTTCTCCCGATTTGAAGAAGCCCTGACCAACTGGAAACGGAAACGAGAACTGCTTGATAACCAGCAGTTTTACCAACAATCTGAATTAGATCAAATTATTCATGGGGGGAGTGCTCTAATTCCCATTCCGGCAAATGATACTAAACGCGTGTTACCTAAGGGGTTAACTTCACAAACAATGCGTACAATTTGTCAGTGGATAGATGCCCACTCAGCGCAGGAGTTCTCCACGGATGATCTGGCCAGTGCGGTCATGATTTCCAGGGTATCTTGCCGTAAATATCTGGTCTGGCTGGAGGAAAGCCATATTTTGCATACCTGTGTGCATTATGGTGTCACCGGCCGGCCAATGTATCGTTACCATTTACAATCATCGCAGCACGCACAACTGAAGCTGTACGCGCAGAATTAG
- a CDS encoding tetratricopeptide repeat protein, with the protein MKFKIYFLFFLFITKTIASEICSYHDFNCDGNDEQVKIIRSSDDLDSITIIDGVSGRTSTGLFSLQGGGVGSGYIPNHLVISIDFESTSNPYINRLDFYWDKNKESWFLSKVSSWEEPFRETKSTNDLPMNFSVKRYSCCVYLSSFNDKQISMKVDDEVTTKNAINEDFKFVTNALRKKQFDVLFSKNAENPKLIPYDFAYELTKIIKKENIGMLNDYAFYAEKYGQPIPAIIILNGIINRDPERVVAYLNLADAYWDIKSFDSARTKYKKYIELMKKEGKENKIPSIVFERSK; encoded by the coding sequence ATGAAATTTAAAATTTATTTCTTGTTTTTTTTATTTATAACAAAAACCATTGCGTCAGAAATATGCTCATACCATGATTTTAATTGTGATGGAAATGATGAACAAGTAAAAATAATAAGAAGCTCAGATGACCTTGACTCTATAACTATAATTGATGGAGTATCAGGGAGAACATCAACAGGGTTATTTAGTCTACAAGGTGGTGGAGTTGGTAGCGGTTATATACCTAATCATTTGGTGATAAGTATTGATTTCGAATCTACATCAAACCCTTATATCAATAGACTAGATTTTTACTGGGATAAAAATAAAGAATCGTGGTTTTTAAGTAAAGTTTCTTCATGGGAAGAACCGTTTAGAGAGACTAAGTCAACAAATGATTTGCCAATGAATTTTTCAGTGAAAAGATATAGTTGTTGTGTATATCTCTCTAGTTTTAATGATAAACAGATTTCTATGAAAGTTGATGATGAGGTTACCACTAAGAATGCTATCAATGAAGATTTTAAGTTTGTAACAAATGCTTTAAGGAAAAAGCAATTTGATGTTTTATTTTCAAAAAATGCAGAAAATCCGAAATTGATACCTTATGATTTTGCTTATGAGCTTACAAAAATAATAAAAAAAGAAAATATCGGGATGCTTAATGACTATGCTTTTTATGCTGAAAAATATGGTCAGCCAATTCCTGCAATTATTATTTTGAATGGAATAATAAACAGAGACCCTGAGCGGGTTGTTGCTTATTTAAATTTGGCTGATGCATATTGGGATATTAAGTCTTTTGATAGCGCAAGAACAAAATATAAAAAATACATTGAGTTAATGAAAAAGGAAGGAAAAGAAAATAAGATACCATCAATAGTTTTTGAGCGTTCTAAGTGA
- a CDS encoding dienelactone hydrolase family protein, which yields MRFLLSTILMLILALASANAQPLKLPPMEAGAIASLTASPRHGEWVKYDAGDGDKVDAWVVYPERSDKAPVVILIHEIFGLTDWARATADQLAAEGFLVIAPDFLSGKGKAGAGTASFTGDDVRKAISQLDVAELQRRLDGAAMWASQQPASDKHYAVVGFCWGGGVAFNWATQQPSLSAAVVYYGVSPKTETLKAVHAPVLGLYGGADARVTSTVPSAQQEMLRLGKRYEVKIYPGAGHAFLRQQNGMNGANLKAARNAWATTITFLKQTLASSK from the coding sequence ATGCGATTCCTGCTATCCACGATACTCATGCTAATACTGGCGTTGGCTTCCGCAAATGCACAGCCATTAAAATTACCGCCGATGGAGGCGGGTGCCATTGCCTCATTGACGGCATCTCCTCGTCATGGGGAGTGGGTAAAATATGATGCCGGCGATGGTGATAAAGTTGATGCCTGGGTGGTTTATCCTGAGCGTAGTGATAAGGCGCCGGTTGTCATCCTGATCCACGAGATTTTTGGCCTCACGGATTGGGCCAGAGCCACCGCAGACCAATTGGCGGCAGAAGGATTTCTGGTGATTGCTCCTGATTTTCTCAGTGGAAAAGGTAAAGCTGGGGCAGGCACCGCGTCATTTACCGGTGATGATGTGCGCAAAGCTATCAGTCAGCTTGATGTCGCAGAACTGCAGCGACGACTGGACGGTGCCGCCATGTGGGCATCACAGCAACCAGCCTCAGACAAACACTATGCTGTCGTTGGTTTTTGCTGGGGCGGTGGTGTGGCATTTAACTGGGCAACGCAACAACCATCGCTGAGTGCGGCGGTTGTGTACTACGGGGTGTCTCCCAAGACAGAAACTTTGAAAGCTGTGCATGCACCTGTTTTGGGTCTGTACGGTGGTGCTGATGCCCGAGTGACCTCCACCGTTCCATCGGCACAACAAGAAATGCTCCGGCTGGGAAAACGCTATGAGGTAAAAATATACCCTGGTGCCGGTCATGCTTTTTTACGTCAGCAAAATGGGATGAATGGCGCAAACCTGAAAGCGGCCCGCAATGCATGGGCGACCACCATTACTTTTCTCAAGCAGACGTTGGCGTCATCTAAATAG
- a CDS encoding molybdenum cofactor biosynthesis protein MoaE, with translation MSDRILVQQEDFDVATEYARLSDNLETGAIVSFIGKVRNFNQNSDVTGLHLEHYPAMTQLSLEKLVAEAHERWPIQGCTLIHRVGDLTINDQIVLILVASAHRKAAFAACEFLIDELKTSAPFWKKERLSDGSLRWVTPS, from the coding sequence ATGAGTGATCGAATTCTGGTTCAGCAAGAAGATTTTGATGTGGCAACGGAATATGCCCGGCTGAGTGATAACCTGGAAACCGGCGCCATCGTCAGCTTCATTGGTAAAGTGCGGAATTTTAACCAAAACAGCGATGTGACCGGATTACATCTGGAACATTATCCGGCCATGACGCAGCTAAGTCTGGAAAAGCTGGTGGCAGAGGCCCATGAACGTTGGCCAATCCAAGGCTGCACGCTGATTCATCGAGTGGGGGATCTCACCATCAATGATCAAATCGTGCTGATTCTGGTGGCCAGTGCACATCGCAAAGCCGCATTCGCAGCGTGTGAATTTCTGATTGATGAGTTGAAGACCAGCGCGCCATTTTGGAAAAAAGAACGTTTGAGCGACGGTTCTCTGCGTTGGGTCACTCCTTCCTAA
- the moaD gene encoding molybdopterin synthase sulfur carrier subunit translates to MKVLFFAQTRELVGVDELIIDAQDVTAQQLRDALAERGDKWQLALRDSALLVAVNQCLVPWNTPLSANDEVAFFPPVTGG, encoded by the coding sequence ATGAAAGTATTATTTTTTGCTCAAACCCGCGAACTGGTGGGCGTTGATGAACTGATCATCGACGCACAAGATGTGACGGCACAACAACTCAGGGATGCACTGGCAGAACGGGGCGATAAATGGCAACTGGCATTGCGGGATTCTGCGTTGCTGGTGGCGGTGAATCAATGCCTGGTGCCGTGGAATACCCCCTTATCAGCGAATGATGAAGTGGCCTTTTTCCCACCGGTAACCGGAGGCTGA
- the moaC gene encoding cyclic pyranopterin monophosphate synthase MoaC: MQSNQLTHINSSGEAHMVDVSEKEITTRTARAEAIVSMSAETLRIVMAGDHHKGDVFATARIAGIMAAKKTSDLIPLCHPLALSKVEVELTADTQRNQVRIETLCKLNGKTGVEMEALTAASVAALTIYDMCKALQKDMVIESVRLLSKTGGKSGDFQV, encoded by the coding sequence ATGCAGTCAAATCAGTTAACGCATATCAACAGCAGCGGCGAAGCGCACATGGTGGATGTCAGCGAAAAAGAGATCACCACGCGCACTGCACGTGCCGAAGCAATCGTGTCGATGTCAGCCGAAACGCTGCGCATCGTGATGGCGGGCGATCATCATAAGGGCGATGTGTTTGCGACCGCCCGTATCGCTGGGATCATGGCAGCGAAAAAGACCTCCGATCTGATCCCGCTGTGTCATCCACTGGCCCTGAGCAAGGTCGAGGTGGAATTGACCGCAGACACGCAGCGCAATCAGGTGCGTATCGAGACATTGTGCAAACTCAACGGCAAAACCGGTGTGGAGATGGAAGCGCTGACAGCTGCCTCAGTTGCTGCACTGACCATCTACGATATGTGCAAGGCGTTGCAAAAAGACATGGTGATTGAGTCGGTGCGGCTGTTGAGTAAAACCGGCGGTAAATCCGGCGATTTTCAGGTTTAG
- the moaB gene encoding molybdenum cofactor biosynthesis protein B, whose translation MSHAATDFVPLNIAVLTVSDTRNEETDTSGRSLVDNLQSAGHHLVEKQIVIDDKYDIRAILSRWIADKNVQVVLVTGGTGFTGRDTTPEAVAPLFDKTIEGFGELFRQVSFNEIGTSTIQSRALAGMANKTLIFCMPGSTNACRTAWEHIIQSQLDSRHKPCNFVPHLRR comes from the coding sequence ATGTCTCATGCTGCGACTGACTTTGTGCCGCTCAATATTGCTGTACTCACTGTATCGGACACCCGCAACGAAGAAACCGACACCTCCGGTCGTTCACTGGTCGATAATCTGCAATCGGCTGGTCATCATCTGGTCGAAAAACAGATTGTCATCGATGACAAATATGACATCCGCGCCATTCTGTCGCGCTGGATCGCCGATAAAAACGTGCAAGTGGTACTGGTCACTGGCGGCACCGGTTTTACCGGTCGCGATACCACGCCGGAAGCAGTAGCCCCGTTGTTTGATAAAACCATCGAAGGCTTTGGTGAGTTGTTTCGTCAGGTTTCCTTTAATGAAATTGGCACTTCGACTATTCAGAGTCGTGCACTGGCGGGCATGGCCAACAAGACACTGATTTTCTGTATGCCAGGCTCAACCAATGCCTGCCGGACCGCATGGGAGCACATCATTCAGTCACAGCTCGATTCCCGTCATAAACCCTGTAACTTCGTGCCACACCTGCGCCGCTAA
- the mobA gene encoding molybdenum cofactor guanylyltransferase, which yields MHKTTGLVLAGGRSSRMGTNKALLEINGETLLNRAMQLLELAGCRQVLISGNYYGYRCVIDTEQLGPLSGIAAGLEACQTERLLILPVDMPYMTIELVQLLMHFRFEGNGVSYADAQFPLLLLNNETNREILAELLAPEIPANQRSITQFYRRAHITELPVSPKYHHCFSNTNTPEEWQQCQLLLNGTY from the coding sequence ATGCACAAAACAACCGGATTAGTGCTGGCTGGCGGCCGTTCCAGCCGGATGGGGACCAACAAAGCCTTACTCGAGATTAATGGTGAAACCTTGTTAAATCGAGCCATGCAATTACTGGAGTTGGCCGGTTGTCGGCAGGTGCTGATCAGCGGTAATTATTATGGCTATCGTTGTGTCATTGATACCGAACAACTCGGGCCACTTTCTGGCATCGCCGCTGGGCTGGAAGCCTGCCAAACCGAGAGATTACTGATCCTGCCGGTCGATATGCCGTATATGACTATTGAGTTGGTACAACTGCTGATGCATTTTCGATTTGAAGGTAACGGTGTCAGCTATGCCGATGCACAATTCCCATTACTGCTGCTGAATAATGAGACGAATCGTGAAATTCTGGCTGAATTATTAGCGCCGGAAATTCCGGCCAACCAGCGCAGTATCACTCAGTTTTATCGGCGAGCCCATATCACCGAATTACCGGTATCGCCGAAATATCACCACTGTTTTAGCAATACGAATACCCCGGAAGAGTGGCAACAGTGCCAGCTTCTGTTAAACGGAACTTATTAA